The Desulfobacterales bacterium region TTAGTTTTTCTGCTTTGATTGAAAAACTAAAGGAAGGAATAGCGGACTGGTTGCATCCAGCTTTCATAAACATTTAATATAATAATTTTGATATATTTTAATACATTATGAAAGAAAATAGTAACCTAATCCATTAACAGGTCAATGGGTGCTACTTTAAGAAAACATAAAAGATAAAATCCTCAATAGCCAACTGATACTGATATATCATTCAGCTATCTAAGGCTAAAAGTATTAAATGTACAAATTTTTGTTGTCTAAAATAGAAATGATATGTCATTTTTGTAAAAGCATCGAAAGCATTGCCTCATGAATAAGTTTAATTTTAGACTTATTACCTCATATCTTATTACGATTCTGCTAATTAGCCATTATACTTTAATGGCTAATGAAATATATTCCACAAATAACATCCCTGATTTATATAAAAAAGTAGAAGTCTTTAAAGAAGGAGGAAATTATAAAGAAGCCATTGATATAATGGAAAAAATTGAAAAGTTTCAAGACAATTATTATGTATGCATTGAGTTAGGGCGGCTTTACAGATTAAATAATAATCTTAAAAATGCTAAAAAAGCTTATATTCGATCTCTCGAATTTATTCCCGATTCCTTTGACGTTAATTTAGAACTAATTGAAACTTTAATCGGTTTAAAAGATTTTATAGGTGCGGAAGAATTAGCAATAAAACTGAGCAAAGAATATCCAAATCATTATTTAATAAAAAAAATCATAAGTGATATTAAACTTTTAAAAGATAAATACAGTTGGAAATACAACATAGAAGCTTATGCTACTTTTGGAAAACTTGATTCTCCTTGGATGAAAGATAAGTTTTATGGGCCCTCATTCATATTAGGGGCAAAGCATCCATCTGGATTCGGGTTATCGTTTAATATAAGCTACTCATTAATTTCCTTTGTTTATGAAAAAGATGATTGTAAAGAAACATTAATAGGCTCAGGAATATTTTATGAAGGATTATCCAGTAAATATTGGTTTCATTATTCACATGTTTCTGACAATTTTGAAAATCAAGGAGATATCTTTTCAATCTATGCTGGATATGGATTTAATAAAATTGGAATAGGTTTATCCTATGATTTGGGGTTGTATAATGGCTTCAATACTTATCAGGCTGAACCTCTTATTTCCTACAATATTTCAAATTCAATTAAATTAATATTTGCTCCAACGATTCAGTTATTTTCAGGAGATTTTCCTACTAACAACGATGAAATGCTTTATTCTTTAAGGACAGGAGCGAGTTTTAATACAAATAATTTTTTTACGAGCCTTATATATATTTACGGTTCCCGCTTTTTTCCGGTTGAAAACAATGGGCTTATTATCAGAAACTGCGATGAAAAACTCTCATACGGCATCAGATTTAATGCTGGTTTTTTTACAGACAGAAAGTTATATCCAGTTATTTTGTTTAATTACGATAAAATAGAAGAACAATTAGGAGTCAAACGCAATACTAATGTAATGTGTTTTACTTTAGGATGCGTATTTAATTTTTAAATTTAGGAGGGCTAAATAAATGAAAAATTTTACAGTAAAAAATATTTTATTAACATTTTTGCTTTATTGTGTTTTTTTTGCATGGAACATAAACGTTCAGGCAGAACAGCCTAATGCAAAAGTTTCAGAATTATTTGAAGCTTCATACACATCTGAATCTTATTATAATTATACATTAGCCCTTGATAGTGTTCTTAAAATTTTAAAAATTGACCCTACAAATTACACAGCAACGTTTAGAACAGCTTATTTATATTCTATGCTTGCTGATTATTCGTCATCAATTGAATATTATAAAAAAGCTATCAATCTATATCCGAAAAAAGCTATTGAAGCAAGAATAGGTCTTTTAGAAATTTATTTGATCCTTAAACAATGGGAAAATGCTGAAAAAACAGCTATGGACGTTATAAAAATAGATGCAATGAACTATGCTGCTAACAGTAAAATGTCTTTTATTCTTTTTTCTACAGGCAGATATTCAAAAGCAATTGAATATTATGATAAAATGCTCGATTTATTTCCAAGTAATTTAGAAATGAAGTTAGGTATAGCGTGGAGTTATACAAAAATGGGTAAATTTGAAGAAGGAAAAAAATATTTCCAAGATGTGGTTACAATCAGCCCGTCTAACGCAAATGCTTTAAGCGGATTGCAATACATCGGAAAAGGTAAATAAAGGATGAAACATTTGCTGTATGTTTTATTGTTTATTATACTTGTTTTTTTTATGGGATCATGTGGTGATATTGAAGAAAAATACAGTGTCTCCGGCATTGTTAAGAACGAGCTAAGTCGTCCTGTAGCTAATTGCTGGGTATATGGCTACAGCAAAGCAACTAATCAATATATTAATAAAACAATTACAGATAAAGACGGTTCATACATTCTTCCAGGCTTTAAAAAAGGAACCTATTTGGTAGGTTTAGATGTATTTAACACTGATAGATGCCCTGCATTTACCTATATTGATATAGCCGAAAACTCAGTCTCAGATTTAAATTTCCAACTATCTTGCTGCAGTTATGTTACTGGAAATGTAAAAGAAAAAAATACCTTAAATTCTATGTCGGGTGTATTAATAGAAGCTTATCTTGAAGATTCTCCATTTGAACCTGTTATGACTGTATTAACCGATTCAGAAGGCTATTATAATATTCAACTTCCTTTAGGAACTTATATCCTTAGAGCAGTATCAAAAGATATAAACTATATTCCCCAATTTTACAATGAAGCCAATGATTTTTATCGAGCAACATCTGTTCAAATAAAAAAAATACAAAAGTTGAACGATATTAATTTTATGCTTATTCGTGGAGGAAGTATTAGCGGTATTATAAGTGAAAAACTAACTAATACTCCAATGGAAAACGCATTTATTAAAGCTTTTCATTTAGAACCATTCGAATATGTTGCTGGACAAATTAGTCAACCTGATGGAACTTATACTCTATATCTTCCAGAAGGAAACTACAAGTTTTGTACAAGCTATAAAGATATTACATTCACATCTCAATGGTACGAAGAAACCTATAATTATTTCGCAGCAAAGACTTTTACAATTCAAAGTGGAGATTCAATAACAAATATAAATTTTAATATTGAGCCTGGCGGAAAAATATCTGGAAGAATTATTAGTGAAGTAGATAATAGCCAGATTTCTGGTTTATGGGTAGAAGCCTATAATAAAGCTACAGACACATACATTTCCGGAACTACTACTGATTCAGACGGGAATTATACATTAAGTTTACCTGTTGGAGAATATTTTTTATTAGCTGGATATTACGAAGATAATTATGCAGGTATTTATTTTGAAGATACATTTGATTATTTCTCAGCTATGTCTATTGAAGTAAAAAAAGGTCAAACAACTACTGATATTAATTTTAAACTTAAAATCGGAGGAAAAATTACCGGAAAAGTAGTTGCTTCGAGCGGTGAACCAGTCAAGGATATTTGGATTTCTGCTTTTATTGTATCGTCACACAAATATATTGGCAGTGTTTTTACTAAAGCAGATGGAACTTATGATCTTAATCTACCTGAAGGGAATTATAAAATCCACATAAGTGAATATAATACCGACTATGCTGCTCAGTGGTATGAACAAACTTATGATTATTTTTCATCAAAAACTGTTGAAATTAAAAGTGGAAAAATAACAGAAAACATAAATTTCAGTATTGAATCAGGAGGGAGCATCATCGGAAAAATTGTTAGAGATATAACCAATGAAGCAATTCCTAATTTATGGATAGAAGCTTATGATGTATCTACGGATAAATATATTGGAGGGACTGTTACTGATTCAGACGGGAATTATATATTAAGCCTGCCTGTCGGCAAATATATTTTGTTAGCAGGCTATTATGAGGATTACGAAGGGATTTACTATAATAACGCCAAAGACTATTATGCAGCTATTCCTTTAGAAATTAATGCTGGACAAAGAATAGAAAATATTAATTTTAAACTAAAGCCTAAATTATAAAAAAAGGAGTTGTAATGAATAAACTAAAATTTTTAGCAATCAATGAGAATGGATTTGCTTTTTCTCCTTCTACTGGTGAAAGTTTTACTATGAACCAGACAGGTCTTTTTATTATCGAAAGAATGAAAGCTGGTAAAGAATCTACTGATATAGCCCAAGAATTAACCGAAAATTTTGAGGTTGATTCTAATATGTCACAAAGGGATATTATGGATTTTATTGATAAACTAAGGATATATAAATTAATTTGAGGGAGCTATCATGGAAGAAATAATTGTAGGAGTATCTGGTATTAATGCTGTTGATAATCCTGGTCCAGGAGTTGGCGTAGCGAGAAGCTTAAAAGAAAAAAATCATGATTTAAATATTAAGGTTGTAGGTTTAGCTTATGACGCAATGGAACCAGGCATTTATCTTGACTGGTTAATGGATAAATCATACATAATGCCATACCCTTCTGGCAAACATGAAATGTTTATTGATCGGTTACTATATATCAAGCAAAATTATGGATTAGATTTTGTTTTTCCGAATTTAGATGCTGAGCTTCCTTTATACATTAAATATGCAGATGAATTGAATGCGAATGGTATAAAAACTTTTTTACCGGATAATAAGCAATTTCGCTTAAGAGGAAAGGATAAATTACCTGAGGTCGCTAAAGCAATTGATACTAAAATACCAAAAACAAAAATAATTACTTCTTATGAAGATTTAATTAAAGCAATAGAAGAAATCGGATTGCCAATAATGGTAAAAGGCGCTTTTTATAAGGCTTATAGGGCGTATACAACTCAAGAAGCTGTTGCTAATTATCATCATATAATTGCAGAATGGGGATATCCTGTTATTGCTCAACAAGTTGTTACTGGCGAAGAAATGAATGTTGTAGGTGTAGGTGATGGTGAAGGCGGTTTACTCGGCGCTGTAGGTATTAAAAAAATCTGGATTACTTCTCTCGGCAAAATTTGGACAGGAGTTACCATTAAAAATGATAATATGTTGGATGCAGTAGCCAAATTTGTAAAGGAATATAAGTGGAAGGGCCCATTTGAATTTGAATGTATTGTTGATGGTAATGATATTTATCTTATCGAAATTAATCCCCGTTTCCCAGCTTGGTCGTATTTTGCAACGGGCTTAGGAATCAATATGCCTGCTAATATCCTTAAAAAAGCATTTGATCTACCAGTAAATCCAGCTAATGATTATGAAGCTGGAAAATTATTTATACGATATACATACGAAATAATTACTGATATGGCTGTTTTTCAAAATATTGTAACAAGAGGAGAAAATTAAAATGAAGAGAACCTATGAAAAACCAGTAATAAATAAGTTACAATCAGGTTTTATGAATAAGTTCGGTACAAATCCTTATTATTCGCGAAAGATACGTGAAGACATTGACGGAGTCAGTATTAGTAGGTTAGTTAAAGAATTTGGCTCCCCTTTATACGTTTTTTCAGAACAAAAATTAAGGGAAACTTATCAGCAAATTCATGACGCATTCGCAACACGCTATCCAAACATTGTTTTTGGCTGGTCATATAAAACTAATTATTTAAAGGCTATATGCGCTGTTTTACATCATGAAGGGGCGATCGCTGAAGTTGTTTCAGAATTTGAATATGAGAAAGCTCGAAATTTAGGAATGAATGGACATGATATTATTTTTAATGGCCCACATAAAAGCAGTAAAGCTTTAGAACAAGCAACTCAAGAAGGCGCATCCATAAATGTTGACCATCTTGATGAAATTTATGAGCTTGAAAAAATAGCTACTAAAAATAATAAAAAAATTAAAATTGGCATGCGTCTTAATATGGACACTGGTATTCAGCCTCAATGGTCTCGCTTTGGTTTTAACCTTGATCTTGGCGAAGCTATGGATGTGGCTAAAAGAATAGCTAACGGGAAGAAATTAGAAATAAATGGTTTGCATTGTCATATAGGTACATATATTTTAGAACCAGACGCTTACGGAATTCAAGTGGAAAAAATGCTTAAATTTGCCTATGCTATACAAGATAATTTTGGCTTTAAAATTGATTATATTGATATTGGTGGTGGGTTTCCATCTAAAAACAAACTAAAAGGAACTTATTTACCTCCGGATGTTGCTATTCAGCCTATTGATGAATATGCAACTAAAATTACCAATGCTATGTATAAAAATCTTAGAGGTAATGATTTTCCCAAATTAATACTCGAAACAGGTAGAGCTATAGTCGATGAAGCTGGTTATTTAATTACAACAGTAACAGCTTCTAAACGTTTGCCAGACGGTCGTAAAGCCTATATTGCTGATGCAGGTGTTAATAATTTATTCACTTCTTTTTGGTATAAATTTAATATTGAAATTGATAGAGAAGTTCAATACGCTAATGAGCCTTCTGTAATTTATGGTCCTTTGTGTATGAATATTGACATTATTGACGAAGGCTCACTTTTACCTCCATTAGAAAAAGGAACAAGGTTAATTTTTTCACCAGTAGGAGCCTATAATTTTACGCAATCAATGCAGTTTATTGAGTATCGTCCAAATGTTGTTTTGATAGGCCGCGATGGACAAGTTGATTTAATAAGGGAAGCTGAAGACTTAACTGATATTGAAAGAAGAGAAAAATTACCTGAAAGATTAAAATTAAGATAACCTCAATAGTAAAATAAAGAAAAAACAATGTTTTCAAATTTAAAAATTCTTTTTAATAGTTATGCGGAACTTTTTTTTCTTAATGGATATCAAAAAGGAATAGTTATTTTTATAGTTTCCTTAATAAATCCTAATGTTTCATTTGCTGGCTTTATTTCAGTGCTTGCCGCTTATTTATTTGCCCGGTTCATTCAATTTGAAAAAGAATTTCTCAAGTCAGGTTTTTATACCTATAATGCTTTATTGGTTGGTTTATCTATCGGATATCTTTTTAAAGTAACTTTTTTAACCGTTTTTTTTGTGGTCACTTCGTCTATTCTAACTTTTATAATAACTTTAGCTCTTAATAATATTTTTTATACTTATTTTAAACTGCCTATTTTAAGTTTACCTTTTGTTTTTGTTAGTTCAATCGCATATCTATCTTCTTCAAAATATTCTAATTTGTTTGTTTATAATCTGTATTCTCACTCAATACTTGAAGTAGGCAATTATCTGCCTTTTTGGTTAACTGGTTTTTTTAAATCATTAGGAGCTATTATTTTTTCACCTAACGAGATAGCAGGAGCTATTATTTTATTTTTAATCGCATGTTCATCAAGAATTTTGATGATGCTTGCTATTTTAGGTTATTACACCGGAACTTTAATGTCAGCTTTTCTTAAAGGTTCAATGCCCCAAGCCTTTGCTGATTTAAATAATTTTAATTTTATCCTTATTGCGATGGCTTTAGGAGGGGTTTTTCTTATTCCATCTATCAAAAATTATGTCATGGCTATTATTGCTGTAATGATTTCTACAATGCTTATCGATTCAGTTAATTATTTCTGGTCATATTTTGGAATACCAGGTTTTACGCTTCCATTTAATACCATAACATTATTTTTTATTTATTCTTTAGGATTAGTCAGCTATCCGACAATCGCTAAATCGATCAAAAATACGCCAGAAGAAACCCTTGATTATAATTTGTTTGATGTTAAAAGATTCAAAGGTTATTATCGAAACATTGTTCTTCCATTTTCAGGAAGATGGACAGTTTGGCAAGCTTTTGACGGTAAATGGACTCATCAAGGTTCTTGGAAATATGCCTATGATTTTATTATTACTGATAAAGATGGTAAAAGCTATAAAAATGACGGTACATTAGTAGAACACTACTATGCTTACTGTAAACCTGTTTTATCACCAACCAGCGGACGAATAATCAAAGTAATTGATACACTTCATGACAATAGAATCGGAGAAGTTGATAAAAATGATAATTGGGGGAATTTAATTATTATTCAGGATGTCAGAGGCTTTTTTGTGGAAATATCTCATTTAGCCTATAGGTCTATAAAGGTAAAACAGGGAGATTGGGTAGAAAAAGGAGTTTTTCTTGGATTTTGTGGTAACTCCGGTTATTCACCTCAGCCTCACATTCATGTTCAAGTTCAAGGAACTGGAGAAGTTGGTTCTTACACTTTACCTTTTAGTTTTACTAATTATCTTACTGAAAAAACTTTTCATGCCAATAATATACCTGAAGTTGACACAACAATTGAAACTCTTGTTTCAAATAAAAATTTAGATATCCGAATGAGTTTTATTTTGGACAGTGAATTTAAATATGACGTAATAAAAAACAATGAAAAAATAAAGGATTTAATTCTTACTGTTAAAATGTCTTTAGATGGGACATATTACTTTGATAGCGGTAAAGGGAAATTATTTTTTGGAACATATCTCGGAACTTTTTATTTTTATAGGGTTGAAGGTGATGATTATTTATTAAATATGA contains the following coding sequences:
- a CDS encoding tetratricopeptide repeat protein, which encodes MKNFTVKNILLTFLLYCVFFAWNINVQAEQPNAKVSELFEASYTSESYYNYTLALDSVLKILKIDPTNYTATFRTAYLYSMLADYSSSIEYYKKAINLYPKKAIEARIGLLEIYLILKQWENAEKTAMDVIKIDAMNYAANSKMSFILFSTGRYSKAIEYYDKMLDLFPSNLEMKLGIAWSYTKMGKFEEGKKYFQDVVTISPSNANALSGLQYIGKGK
- a CDS encoding carboxypeptidase regulatory-like domain-containing protein — protein: MKHLLYVLLFIILVFFMGSCGDIEEKYSVSGIVKNELSRPVANCWVYGYSKATNQYINKTITDKDGSYILPGFKKGTYLVGLDVFNTDRCPAFTYIDIAENSVSDLNFQLSCCSYVTGNVKEKNTLNSMSGVLIEAYLEDSPFEPVMTVLTDSEGYYNIQLPLGTYILRAVSKDINYIPQFYNEANDFYRATSVQIKKIQKLNDINFMLIRGGSISGIISEKLTNTPMENAFIKAFHLEPFEYVAGQISQPDGTYTLYLPEGNYKFCTSYKDITFTSQWYEETYNYFAAKTFTIQSGDSITNINFNIEPGGKISGRIISEVDNSQISGLWVEAYNKATDTYISGTTTDSDGNYTLSLPVGEYFLLAGYYEDNYAGIYFEDTFDYFSAMSIEVKKGQTTTDINFKLKIGGKITGKVVASSGEPVKDIWISAFIVSSHKYIGSVFTKADGTYDLNLPEGNYKIHISEYNTDYAAQWYEQTYDYFSSKTVEIKSGKITENINFSIESGGSIIGKIVRDITNEAIPNLWIEAYDVSTDKYIGGTVTDSDGNYILSLPVGKYILLAGYYEDYEGIYYNNAKDYYAAIPLEINAGQRIENINFKLKPKL
- a CDS encoding PqqD family protein; translation: MNKLKFLAINENGFAFSPSTGESFTMNQTGLFIIERMKAGKESTDIAQELTENFEVDSNMSQRDIMDFIDKLRIYKLI
- a CDS encoding carboxylate--amine ligase, with product MEEIIVGVSGINAVDNPGPGVGVARSLKEKNHDLNIKVVGLAYDAMEPGIYLDWLMDKSYIMPYPSGKHEMFIDRLLYIKQNYGLDFVFPNLDAELPLYIKYADELNANGIKTFLPDNKQFRLRGKDKLPEVAKAIDTKIPKTKIITSYEDLIKAIEEIGLPIMVKGAFYKAYRAYTTQEAVANYHHIIAEWGYPVIAQQVVTGEEMNVVGVGDGEGGLLGAVGIKKIWITSLGKIWTGVTIKNDNMLDAVAKFVKEYKWKGPFEFECIVDGNDIYLIEINPRFPAWSYFATGLGINMPANILKKAFDLPVNPANDYEAGKLFIRYTYEIITDMAVFQNIVTRGEN
- a CDS encoding alanine racemase translates to MKRTYEKPVINKLQSGFMNKFGTNPYYSRKIREDIDGVSISRLVKEFGSPLYVFSEQKLRETYQQIHDAFATRYPNIVFGWSYKTNYLKAICAVLHHEGAIAEVVSEFEYEKARNLGMNGHDIIFNGPHKSSKALEQATQEGASINVDHLDEIYELEKIATKNNKKIKIGMRLNMDTGIQPQWSRFGFNLDLGEAMDVAKRIANGKKLEINGLHCHIGTYILEPDAYGIQVEKMLKFAYAIQDNFGFKIDYIDIGGGFPSKNKLKGTYLPPDVAIQPIDEYATKITNAMYKNLRGNDFPKLILETGRAIVDEAGYLITTVTASKRLPDGRKAYIADAGVNNLFTSFWYKFNIEIDREVQYANEPSVIYGPLCMNIDIIDEGSLLPPLEKGTRLIFSPVGAYNFTQSMQFIEYRPNVVLIGRDGQVDLIREAEDLTDIERREKLPERLKLR
- a CDS encoding urea transporter, which codes for MFSNLKILFNSYAELFFLNGYQKGIVIFIVSLINPNVSFAGFISVLAAYLFARFIQFEKEFLKSGFYTYNALLVGLSIGYLFKVTFLTVFFVVTSSILTFIITLALNNIFYTYFKLPILSLPFVFVSSIAYLSSSKYSNLFVYNLYSHSILEVGNYLPFWLTGFFKSLGAIIFSPNEIAGAIILFLIACSSRILMMLAILGYYTGTLMSAFLKGSMPQAFADLNNFNFILIAMALGGVFLIPSIKNYVMAIIAVMISTMLIDSVNYFWSYFGIPGFTLPFNTITLFFIYSLGLVSYPTIAKSIKNTPEETLDYNLFDVKRFKGYYRNIVLPFSGRWTVWQAFDGKWTHQGSWKYAYDFIITDKDGKSYKNDGTLVEHYYAYCKPVLSPTSGRIIKVIDTLHDNRIGEVDKNDNWGNLIIIQDVRGFFVEISHLAYRSIKVKQGDWVEKGVFLGFCGNSGYSPQPHIHVQVQGTGEVGSYTLPFSFTNYLTEKTFHANNIPEVDTTIETLVSNKNLDIRMSFILDSEFKYDVIKNNEKIKDLILTVKMSLDGTYYFDSGKGKLFFGTYLGTFYFYRVEGDDYLLNMIFMAIPRLPLAYKEKIEWKDYLPLVVATKGLKKAIGQFISSFYPDISEIKCNYAYTGIDKIEGQITSKLMNMSYKTLVELDSNIGFKNICVNDICIVRQYDENI